ATTCCAAATTTCCCTTTCAATTCTCTTAGCCAATAGCTCCCAGTCAGGGGGCTGAATTAACGTGCTGTCAACCTTGATTAAATCCACAGCGTCTATTCTAGCATTCACTTTTATCTTGGAAAGCTCTAGGATCTTTTCTACGGACAAGGAACTCTCATACCCTTTTTCACCCTAACACTCGATATCGTTCCTCCCATTCCCAAGAGAAGTATCCTCATTTAATCACCAAACAACATCCTAAATACTGAAATTTAGAATTTTTGGCAAAAAACAAGAGAAATATTTAAAAACTATTTGACAAAATGCTAAGATTTTGCAAAAATTTCGAATATCATGAACCTTCTCACGAGAGGATTTGGATAGACCTCCCATTTTATTCCTTCCGGAATCTTGGCCTCAACAATTCCATATAGACCACCTTCCCTGGGATCGAGGCTTCTTCCAATTACCCTATCCTCCTTAATTTCGATGTCCATGTATCTGGGTAATCCTACTAGTAACCGCCCCTTCTCGAGTACCTTCTCAAGAGCCCACTTAACAGAGAATATTCCCGCATATATCTCCGCTATCCTAACGGGAACGCTACTCTTTCCTATCGCAACTATCTCTATTCCACTCTCTTCCCAGAATTTCTTAGCCAAAGGTTGAACTTCCCTAGAAAGTTCCTTCCATATTTCTTTACCCTTATCTGAAATTTCCAGGGCCTCTATGGTGGGTTCATCTAACTTCCTAACCTCTATCCCTCCCAGCGTAGAGTCCAAGTGGATGACATCGGGAGATGTTCTTTTCGCAAGTTCTATTGCAAGCTCGATTTCATCCTTTATAGCCTGTCTACCGGAGAGATCATAGTTGTAGGGATCAGCATACCTAACCAAATACTCACTTGCCGTCCTGTAGGGCTTTTCAACTAGAACTGCAACTGTGGCTATTAATCCTATGGGCTGTAAAGTGTCATCTAGAACTGCTCCCCCGGTATCGGCAGCAACGATCCTCATTTTATCCCACCAGAAAGCGTTAATGACCAATTACTTAAGCATTTTTAGGTTGATAATTTCATGAGATGTTCCAAATGGATGAGGCAATTGAGATCGTAATAACATCTTATGCGAAAGATTTGTGTAAGGGTGTTTGGCTCGGCACAACTAGGGGCGTTGCATACCTCTTGATTGGCAATAAGGAGTATCCTCTCATCGAGGGGACCGTACCTCCTTTTATCCACCTCTATCTTAGGGATGGCCATCTTGCAATTTACTCCTTCTGGAGGACGAATGGAAAAGAACACGAAGCCTTCATAAAGGCAGCGTTAACGAAGCTCCATCTGATCCCAGAAGGGATATTGGTTGAGCCACATGGATCACTTGAAAAGTTTGAAGCATTCGTAATAATTAAGCTCATAGGATCAGACAAAATTTTGGAGATGCTAAAGAGGCTGTTCTTTGGTTGGTATTTTGCGTAAGTTTTAAATATTTTCGTTGCATATTCTTACTTACTTAGGTGTCATTAATGCCAAAGTTTTACAAACCTTCTGAGGTTGCAGAACTCCTTAACTACAACAAAGTCACCATAATCCGCTGGATTCACGCTGGAAAAATCAATGCAATTAAAATAGGTAGAGACTTCAGAATTCCCGAGGAGGAGGTCCAACGACTACTGGGTAAAAAGAAAGAAACAATGAGGGCAGTCCTCTACGCCAGAGTTTCAGGAAAAGACCAGAAGAAAGACTTGGAAACACAACTTAAAACCCTCGAACAATACGCCATCAGTAAAGGTTACCAAATAGTTGAAGAAGTAAAAGAAATCGCCTCTGGTCTGAACGAAAACAGAAAAGGCCTCAAAAAACTAATTACCCTCGCCAAGAACGGTGAGTATGATGTCCTCTTAATAACCTACCCCGACAGGCTAACA
The window above is part of the Pyrococcus sp. NA2 genome. Proteins encoded here:
- a CDS encoding DUF4152 family protein; translation: MRIVAADTGGAVLDDTLQPIGLIATVAVLVEKPYRTASEYLVRYADPYNYDLSGRQAIKDEIELAIELAKRTSPDVIHLDSTLGGIEVRKLDEPTIEALEISDKGKEIWKELSREVQPLAKKFWEESGIEIVAIGKSSVPVRIAEIYAGIFSVKWALEKVLEKGRLLVGLPRYMDIEIKEDRVIGRSLDPREGGLYGIVEAKIPEGIKWEVYPNPLVRRFMIFEIFAKS
- a CDS encoding IS607 family transposase — encoded protein: MPKFYKPSEVAELLNYNKVTIIRWIHAGKINAIKIGRDFRIPEEEVQRLLGKKKETMRAVLYARVSGKDQKKDLETQLKTLEQYAISKGYQIVEEVKEIASGLNENRKGLKKLITLAKNGEYDVLLITYPDRLTRFGFKYLEELFSAYNVRIETIFKKDKTPREELVKDLITIITSFAGRLYELRSHKNKRFVQEFKKLLAEVENK